In Pirellulales bacterium, the following proteins share a genomic window:
- a CDS encoding SCO family protein — MMHTILCLVLVLAALPIAKLRAESALPRAVRDVGFDQKLDQPVPLDLPLVDESGNPVQLGDYFHGKPVILVLAYYRCPMLCTLVLNGLVRGLIDVSFDAGKEFEVVTVSIDARETPQLAAEKKRTYVDRYGRAPDGAGWHFLTASQATIDEITQAVGFRYKYDPLRDEFAHASGIVVLTPQGRISRYFYDVKFSPRDLRLGLVEASQNKIGSPIDQILLLCFHYDPNEGKYGATIMAMVRLGGVLTMLGLSGLLCFLWKRTPRQQPRAVGDGEPIASSEQEESCAAAFRTHGATGLEGGR; from the coding sequence ATGATGCACACGATTCTTTGCCTGGTGCTTGTGCTGGCCGCTTTGCCGATCGCAAAGCTGCGCGCTGAATCGGCGCTCCCCCGCGCCGTGCGCGACGTGGGATTCGATCAAAAGCTCGACCAGCCGGTTCCACTCGATTTGCCGCTTGTTGACGAGTCGGGCAATCCTGTGCAGCTGGGCGATTACTTTCACGGCAAGCCCGTCATTCTGGTGCTGGCCTACTATCGCTGCCCGATGCTCTGCACGCTGGTGCTCAACGGCCTGGTGCGAGGGCTGATCGACGTGTCGTTTGACGCCGGTAAAGAGTTCGAAGTCGTTACGGTCAGCATCGACGCGCGCGAGACACCGCAACTGGCCGCCGAGAAAAAACGGACTTACGTCGATCGTTATGGTCGTGCGCCGGACGGCGCGGGCTGGCACTTCCTGACGGCTTCTCAGGCCACGATCGATGAGATCACGCAGGCCGTTGGATTTCGTTATAAGTACGACCCGCTGCGCGACGAGTTTGCTCATGCCAGCGGGATCGTCGTCCTCACGCCGCAGGGGAGAATCTCGCGTTACTTTTACGACGTCAAGTTCTCGCCGCGCGATCTGCGCCTGGGGCTCGTCGAGGCTTCGCAGAACAAGATCGGATCGCCGATCGATCAGATTCTGCTGCTGTGCTTTCATTACGATCCCAACGAGGGCAAATACGGCGCGACGATCATGGCGATGGTCCGCTTGGGCGGCGTGCTGACGATGCTCGGGCTGAGTGGTCTGCTGTGCTTTCTTTGGAAACGGACGCCTCGCCAGCAGCCGCGCGCGGTGGGCGATGGCGAGCCGATCGCTTCATCGGAGCAGGAGGAATCGTGCGCGGCAGCCTTTCGTACTCACGGAGCCACGGGCCTAGAGGGGGGGCGATGA
- a CDS encoding cytochrome c: MHADFKLPRPDAGDYSPWPAMFLVVALTSVGCQQKMADQPSFRPDEPSSFFADGTSSRRPVAGTVARGHLRTDVALYFGRRALPEEPDTRSTTAPNVATDATAPSLLKVEAAQFADTVDEFPFSVTRELVEHGRNRYMIYCVVCHDAAGTGQGKIVQRGYTRPPSYHIDRLREAPVGYLYRVVAEGYGSMPSYAGQIPPRDRWAIVSYVRALQLSQHFPLDNLPEDLRRQLDAGAQVATVGGAP; encoded by the coding sequence ATGCATGCTGATTTTAAACTGCCGCGCCCTGATGCAGGCGATTACTCGCCCTGGCCTGCGATGTTCCTCGTCGTGGCTCTGACCAGCGTGGGATGCCAACAGAAGATGGCGGATCAGCCGAGCTTCAGACCCGACGAGCCGAGCAGTTTCTTCGCTGACGGCACCTCTTCGCGCCGACCCGTGGCAGGAACGGTAGCCCGGGGGCACTTACGCACGGATGTCGCGCTTTATTTCGGCCGTCGTGCGCTACCCGAGGAACCGGACACTCGATCGACAACGGCGCCGAACGTTGCGACCGACGCGACGGCGCCGTCACTGCTGAAGGTCGAAGCGGCGCAGTTCGCCGACACGGTCGACGAATTCCCGTTCTCCGTCACGCGTGAATTGGTCGAGCATGGGCGGAACCGATACATGATCTACTGCGTCGTTTGCCATGATGCCGCCGGCACGGGACAGGGAAAGATTGTCCAGCGCGGCTATACGCGTCCGCCCTCCTATCACATCGATCGGCTCCGCGAGGCTCCGGTCGGCTATTTGTATCGCGTCGTGGCCGAGGGCTACGGCTCGATGCCGTCCTACGCCGGGCAGATTCCACCGCGCGATCGTTGGGCCATCGTGTCGTATGTTCGCGCGCTGCAGTTGAGCCAGCATTTCCCGCTCGACAACCTGCCCGAAGACTTGCGCCGGCAACTCGACGCCGGCGCGCAAGTGGCCACGGTCGGAGGGGCACCATGA
- a CDS encoding DUF3341 domain-containing protein, with translation MNADSSLHGLMAEFATPEEILAATRASWEAGYRDMDAYTPYCVAGLATALGMKRSRIPSIVFLGGVTGAMVGFFMQYYTSSVDYPLNVGGRPLNSWPAYVPITFEVLVLVASFAAVLSMLLLNGLPRLHHPVFNVPGFARASQDRFFLCIEATDPQFDRERTGQFLLGLSPTGEVTEVPLEILTEPEPVDDAARPAAPVIGEPVPLS, from the coding sequence ATGAACGCCGACTCCTCACTGCACGGCCTAATGGCGGAATTTGCCACGCCCGAAGAGATTCTCGCCGCCACGCGCGCCAGTTGGGAAGCCGGCTATCGCGACATGGACGCGTACACGCCGTATTGCGTCGCAGGGCTGGCAACCGCGCTGGGCATGAAGCGCAGCCGAATTCCGTCGATCGTTTTCTTGGGCGGGGTAACAGGGGCCATGGTCGGCTTCTTCATGCAGTACTACACATCAAGCGTCGATTACCCGCTGAATGTCGGCGGGCGGCCGCTGAACAGTTGGCCGGCGTATGTACCGATCACGTTCGAGGTATTGGTGCTGGTGGCGTCATTTGCGGCGGTGCTGTCGATGCTGCTGCTGAACGGTCTGCCGCGGCTTCATCACCCGGTGTTCAACGTGCCCGGCTTCGCCCGCGCCAGCCAGGATCGTTTCTTCCTGTGCATCGAGGCCACTGACCCCCAGTTTGATCGCGAACGGACAGGGCAGTTCTTGCTCGGGCTATCGCCCACGGGCGAAGTGACCGAAGTTCCGCTGGAAATCCTGACCGAGCCGGAACCGGTGGACGACGCGGCGCGGCCCGCGGCCCCCGTGATTGGCGAGCCTGTCCCGCTGAGCTGA
- the coxB gene encoding cytochrome c oxidase subunit II — MNTDIAIFPPQASVTAEHVDRLLLFLTAVCGAMGLLVAVLLVFFSIRYRRRAGEIGSPPATESNLLLEWAWTIAPLGVFAVMFLWGAEVYVRAYYAPDDAAPIYVVAKQWMWKVQHSEGQREINTLHVPVGRPVKLLLTSEDVIHSFFVPAFRLHMDVLPDRYTSTWFEATQPGTYHLFCSQYCGTSHATMIGQVIAMRPAEYQQWLASSAEGSLALQGRKVFLKHRCVSCHSADENARAPDLESLANRPVQLTSGVTVTAGEQYLRESILHPGAKIVAGYQNIMPTFAGLLNEEEVNALVAFIGSLKTGGTPSRVETFPPPVRIEAQNEAVRDLPGAEDREP; from the coding sequence ATGAATACCGACATCGCAATTTTCCCCCCGCAAGCCTCGGTCACTGCCGAGCATGTTGATCGCCTGTTGTTATTCCTCACCGCGGTGTGTGGCGCGATGGGGCTGCTTGTCGCGGTGTTATTGGTTTTCTTCTCGATTCGCTATCGCCGCCGGGCGGGGGAAATCGGATCACCGCCGGCGACGGAGTCGAATCTGCTGCTGGAATGGGCCTGGACGATCGCGCCGCTGGGCGTCTTCGCCGTGATGTTTCTATGGGGGGCCGAGGTCTACGTCCGGGCCTACTACGCGCCCGACGACGCGGCGCCGATCTACGTCGTGGCCAAACAGTGGATGTGGAAAGTGCAGCATTCCGAAGGACAGCGCGAGATCAACACGCTGCACGTGCCGGTTGGGCGGCCCGTCAAATTGCTGCTGACATCCGAGGATGTGATCCATAGCTTCTTTGTGCCGGCGTTTCGCTTGCACATGGACGTCCTGCCCGATCGGTATACGTCGACGTGGTTCGAGGCCACGCAGCCGGGCACCTACCATCTGTTTTGCTCGCAATACTGCGGGACGTCGCACGCCACGATGATCGGGCAGGTGATCGCGATGCGGCCGGCTGAATACCAACAATGGCTGGCCTCGAGCGCCGAAGGTTCGTTGGCATTACAGGGACGAAAAGTCTTTCTCAAGCATCGCTGCGTCAGTTGCCATAGCGCCGACGAAAACGCCCGGGCTCCCGACCTTGAAAGCCTGGCGAATCGACCTGTGCAATTGACCTCTGGCGTGACGGTAACCGCCGGCGAGCAATACCTGCGCGAATCGATATTGCACCCCGGCGCGAAAATCGTGGCAGGTTATCAGAACATCATGCCGACGTTCGCCGGGCTGTTGAACGAAGAAGAGGTGAACGCCCTGGTGGCGTTCATCGGGTCGCTCAAGACCGGCGGCACGCCTTCCCGCGTGGAGACATTCCCGCCGCCCGTTCGCATCGAGGCGCAAAACGAAGCCGTCCGGGATTTGCCAGGCGCGGAGGATCGAGAGCCATGA
- the nrfD gene encoding NrfD/PsrC family molybdoenzyme membrane anchor subunit: MANAARPAEVLETAASLQHPDYVPRGHDCQSVTATISGIVLERPTGLGWLAAFASSNALLLVFLAVVGYLLMMGVGIWGLDIPVAWGFAITDFVWWIGIGHAGTLISAILLLLHQRWRTSINRIAEAMTIFAVMCAGMFPLLHMGRPWFFYWLLPYPNTMRLWPQFRSPLIWDVFAVSTYFSVSLVFWYMGMLPDLATLRDRATSRRGQVIYGLLALGWRNSARHWQRYETTYLLLAGLATPLVVSVHSVVSSDFAASIMPGWHETVFPPYFVAGAIFSGFAMVLLLCVPIRHIYGLQDFITISHLEVMAKIVLATSLLTSYGYLSEQFLSWFGHETAERYVYWNRLSAFGQYATLAWTVFLCNTVVPQLFWIPPLRRNQFVLCLVSLGVLIGMWLERYVIITTTLHRDYLPSSWGMFQPTIYDFLTFFGSIGLFLTAFLLFARLLPLISMSEMRALLPGSQGHEEGR; encoded by the coding sequence ATGGCAAACGCCGCGCGGCCCGCCGAGGTGCTGGAGACGGCAGCGTCGCTGCAGCACCCCGACTATGTGCCGCGCGGCCACGATTGTCAGTCCGTCACGGCGACGATTAGCGGCATCGTGCTCGAGCGACCCACGGGCTTGGGCTGGTTAGCGGCTTTCGCGTCGAGTAACGCGCTGCTGCTGGTGTTTCTGGCCGTCGTCGGCTATTTGCTCATGATGGGGGTCGGAATTTGGGGGCTCGACATTCCCGTGGCCTGGGGTTTTGCCATCACGGACTTCGTGTGGTGGATCGGCATCGGGCACGCCGGGACGCTGATCTCGGCGATCTTGCTGTTGCTGCATCAGCGCTGGCGGACCTCGATCAATCGCATTGCCGAGGCCATGACAATCTTCGCTGTCATGTGTGCGGGCATGTTCCCCCTGTTGCACATGGGGCGCCCGTGGTTTTTCTATTGGCTGCTGCCCTATCCGAATACGATGCGACTGTGGCCGCAATTCCGCAGCCCGCTGATTTGGGACGTATTCGCGGTCAGCACCTATTTCTCGGTGTCGCTAGTGTTCTGGTACATGGGAATGCTTCCGGATCTGGCGACGCTGCGCGACCGCGCGACCAGTCGTCGCGGCCAGGTTATCTACGGTTTACTGGCGTTGGGGTGGCGGAACTCGGCCCGGCACTGGCAGCGCTACGAGACGACCTACTTGCTATTGGCGGGGCTGGCGACGCCGCTGGTCGTTTCGGTGCACTCGGTGGTGAGTTCCGACTTTGCGGCTTCGATAATGCCTGGCTGGCACGAGACCGTGTTTCCGCCGTACTTCGTCGCCGGTGCGATCTTTTCCGGTTTCGCGATGGTGCTGCTGCTGTGCGTGCCGATCCGGCACATCTATGGGTTGCAAGACTTCATCACGATTAGTCACTTGGAGGTGATGGCCAAGATCGTGCTGGCCACGAGCCTGCTTACATCGTACGGATATCTCAGCGAGCAGTTCCTATCCTGGTTCGGACACGAGACCGCCGAGCGATACGTCTACTGGAATCGCTTAAGCGCGTTCGGCCAATACGCGACGCTGGCGTGGACTGTCTTTTTATGCAACACCGTGGTGCCGCAACTGTTTTGGATCCCGCCGTTGCGCCGCAACCAGTTTGTGCTGTGTTTGGTCTCTCTCGGGGTGCTCATCGGCATGTGGCTCGAGCGCTATGTCATCATCACAACGACACTGCACCGCGATTACTTGCCTTCTTCATGGGGCATGTTTCAGCCCACGATCTATGACTTTCTGACTTTCTTCGGATCGATCGGGCTGTTCCTCACGGCCTTCCTGCTCTTCGCCAGACTCTTGCCGCTGATCTCGATGTCCGAAATGCGCGCGCTGTTGCCCGGGTCGCAGGGACACGAGGAGGGACGATGA